gcatgctgggagtagttcgCAGCCGCTGGCCAGCCACAGGTTAGAGGtgacctatatacatatatacacgtgCTGTCTCCAGCCATGTTGCTCCACGTTCCCATACTTAATGTTATCGGACCAGGCTTGGACTGAACTATAAGTAAATGGCTTTCTCTCCACACCGGCTGATGAATGAGCAGAAAGCGGGTGGCAGCCGGTGAATTTCCTCAGCTGACCCCAGGTTTATATTTATTTGCCTAGTAAATCACATGTTCGGTACACGGAGGGGCTGGGTCCTGTTATTCCAGCATTCCCATATATCATCAGAATGAGCAGAGACGGCCCAACGTCTAAGAACCCCTCCAGACCTCAGATGGGTAACTGGCTATAAATCCTTACATGATGCGACGGCCGGGACTCTTAGTCTGTAACTGAGAAgctttccattcactgacagcattcAGTGTGGGAGCCATGTAATACCTCATCTCTCCTGCAGAGGCCGCCTGTAGCAGCTGTCCTATTGCTCGTCTGTGGGTTCACACCCCACCAGGGCTCGTATCTGCATGCAGGTCATATACCTCCTATAGTTAATATATGGCTTCctattagattgtgagctcttggGGACAGGATATGCCTTCTTACAGTCTGCATATCGTAGCCCAGATTTGCACACATTAGCCGCGGTACACCATAAGATTAGTTAACATTCCTGGCAGCCGCAGCGACAGCCTCGCTGGTCAGAGACGTCATATATCTTTCATTGGATGGCGATGGCGCTCCACCCGTATAAGCCGCTCTGTATAAACATCCTGCGTATAATTTCCTAATCTGTGTTTTAGCACCAGCTATAAACGTTTCATCCCTCAGAACATTTTATCCGTTCCATATGAACGCCGTCAGCCATTGCCAGCATCTGGGGAAAACCAACGTGCACAACACTTAGAGGACTCGCTCCATGTTATACTATTTAAAGGGCCGGTACATTTTTGTGTTTGGTCTCTATCACTCCATGTCTCTGATACATTGTTGGTGTTCATCCAATCATGTCTAAAAGTGACGCTGTCTCCTTTCTTCTCTAGTTAAGATATCAGCATTCGCTGGGGACCCCGGATCTACGACAGACTCTTCCTAACCTGAAGACGTTTCTGGAGCACGGCCTCATGGTCAGATGGTAAGTTGTGTGGTCGTATCCTGTGTATGTGAAGGAGGATTCCGCAGTCCTGGTTCACACAAACCTGTGGCCTCATTGAGAGTGGTTAGGAGTGGCCCAGAGACTGCATGAGAGCATCATCCCGACCAGAACACTGCCCCcactggcttgtgtccttccagCAATGGCTGCTGGGTATGTGTTCTCTGATGCGCTCTATAAAGCAGAAAATGGGACTgtcggagaagacagccctttaccaaggAGCGGAGGCCAGTCCTGATACTGCTGTGATCCAGAGCCTCATACACACTAGGGATGACTGATCTGTTGTCATAGGGCcgtaataaagatgtatacttacctgtccaggctccccagtGTCGTCCTGCCTGCTCCCTGCTCAATGCTGTtgtggctcagccaatcaatgacctgGACGGGACAGCGCCACAGCCCGTGATTGGAGAAACCACTGAAACTTCTACACTCGTTTCTAAAGTAACAgagtgctcagccagtcagtgggaaCAGGCAGAAAGACACTGTAGagtatggagaggtaagtattcaTCTTTATCATTTTCTACATATTTTAATTAGTCGCCGACCGCACACTTCCTTTTATACATAACGATGCATGGCAGACAAAAAATCAGCTAATCGGGTCCTCAACTGATCGTTGACTTTATTACACAAGGGTAATACCtgcctgaatcggcctgattggttggaaaatcgctttgtgtaataggacgttAATACGCATCTGGTAGTCCCCTGGTTGACTGTGACACTCACAACTTCTGAATGTGGTTTCCACATCTCGTCACCATTTATCCAATCTCCATATACACTTTAAACATAGCAGCATGACCGCAGTTTACGCTGTAcagttttaaggccctattacacgcaaAGATTATCGGctatatttggccgataatcgtcctgtttaatagaagacaacgatcagccgacatgaacaatgtcggctgatcgttgtagtcgtttgtctttcaataggTTGAAATACAAACTActcatagcagcgatctgctgccgtcgctccatggaacaggagcggcggcggcagcagactgctgctatatgctatgggctgcccggatgatctagctaGTTTCTATACCCAAATAATACCAATATAAACTAGAGATCATCCTGCTTGACACCAGCCCTCACACCTCTCCGTACACACCATGACCTCAGtggtagggattttttttttttaagtgaacagTTGTATTGCATACACCACCATATTAACCACCTCCAGTTAGTGGCTTACCCCTGGACGCATCCACTGAACACATTACTGATGGATCTGACGACCAGACTCCATCTCCTAGGATGGCTATATATACGTCTTCCTGTTGTCACGTCGGCCGCAGCTTTTCCCTTCTGTCCACACTCGCTCTCGCCAGCATTGCGTATTTCTTATATATACAAGGATTTTTTTTCTACAGCCGCCACAAAGGCGAGAACAGATTATAATTTTCGTGCTTGCATTGACATGGGTTTGGAGTGAGGCATAATAACACTGGAGACATTTCATATGGCCGCAGACCAAGTTCAACATTGGCCATTTATAGCGCTCGCTGCGGTGATGTCAGGGGCCGATGGAAACAATAAGGGATGAAAGGCTCTCGGCAGAGAAGGGTTCTCATGCCATACACCGTCGCTGCTATATCCAGACCCTGAAGACTTACTGGGGCTCTAccagctgtatatagtatagtcccggcagtatatagtatagtctGAAGGCTTGATAGGACAGTGAGGCATCTCCTCTGTGTCTGCAGGCCGGATCGAGTATAATGTGTGTCATTAATGGGGTGCTGGGATGTATTATATCATTACATAGGTTGGTGCAGAGTAGTAGCTACAGCATAGTACGTTACAGGAGTTATTATACAGTCTATAGGTAAATgccatcactattctgctggtggtcgTTGTGTTCATACATTAcgttatcctgagttacatcctgtattataccccagagctgcgctcgctattctgctggtgggggtcactgtgtacatacattacattactgatcctgagttacatcctgtattataccccagagctgcactcactattctgctggtggggtcactgtgtacatacattactgatcctgagttacagcctttgttatactccagagctgaactgACTATTCTGCTCCCGAGTTCGGCATTGAAGCATTTTATTAATATCTCTTCTGTATTTCTCCACCAGTGACAGACATAACACTTCAAGTGCAATCCCTGTTCCAAAGAGGCCGGCTAGCTCCACTTTTGCAGGCCACGATATTGGCTTTTCCAGTCGGACTCCAACGCCGGAAAAAGGACCTCGAAAGCGCGCCAGCTCAGAGAACGAAAGAATGCaatacagaacccctccaccAAGCTACAAAGCGGCATTGGCGGAGCCCATCGCAATATTGGTCCCGGCGACGCCAGCAGACAAGGGGCACTTTACCTTTTCCTCCCTGGACGCCAGCACCGACTCCTCCAAGGGAAACACTCGCAAGGATTTTAGCGAGAGCCTTAACGGCGACAGTTTAGCCACCACAGATAGCCACGGCCGCAGCCAGGCCGAGCATTTCTCAGACTCTCCCTCTGCTGTCAATGGGACATTTTTGCAGAATGAAAGCATGGAGTTTGTAAGTGAAGCCATTCCCTGCGCCATGCACGCCTCCCTCAGCGGCGACCTGCACTGCGCCGTGGAACAGGCCGAGGAGATCCTCGGCACCGAAGCATCAGACTTCACCTCAGGGGATCAGCTAGAAGCGTTTAATAGCATTCCGGTGGACCGTGCCGTGGCCGTGGAGTGCGACGACCAAGTCCTGGGAGAGTTCGAGGAATTCTCCCGCAGAATTTATGCACTGAACGAGAACATGTCTAGTTTCCGCAGACCACGGAAAAGTTCAGATAAATAACCAGGCGACATCTGTGGACAATTTCTCATTGCACATCATTATTCTTTGTATCTGACAAAAAAGAAACACCTGTTGTTTTGGACATCTCAACTTTCCACTGCCACCGTGTAGACTCTATAtccttgaaaatttttatttaaattttttttttttttaatttttaaagggctgTACAATATGGTTTTGGCACGGGTATTCCCTGTTATGAGGTTGAGCCACTGCCTGTGGTCGAGAGGGGCGCTGTTTTGGAGAACAGATAAACCATCCCCTATAAAGGTCGTGTATATCTTCGCAGGGAAGTTTTTATTAATGTGAGAAGTGAAGCAACTTTTCAAATGTcttttgtgtctccatggtaacagactacaaacactgtgtagtctgaatctattttttttttttttttttttttttttttcatttgttcccAACTCTCCTCAACATTTATTTGGCCAATTGAACCTACCGTTTTCTACCAGATGGTTGATCTTGTTTGTAGTGGTCTCCTGACTCTCACTAATAGCTGTTGGAGGAGAGAAGAATCCAGCTTGTTGGATTTACACTTCCCACTCCTGGTGCTGGGAGGATCAGAGAGATTGCTGTTGATTGACAACTTATAtctatatcttaaaggggttaaccaagattagaaaaagcacagttaTTTTTTTGTAacacagtgccactcctgtccttTGGTTAGGTGTAGTATTGCAGTTTagcttcagtggaactgagctgcaaaacacaCACCCCAACTGAGTGGCACTGGTTATTTGGacgaaagcagccatgttttactaagcctagataacccctttaacacgtgACTTTTCTGTACCTGACTACGTaaggtttgtagtctgttaccatggagacagataATATAGCTCTAGACATAATACTAAGATTTTTAACCAGTAATATTTGCAAAGTTGTTTCAGTATTCATTTTAGATGCATTGAAGTAATAACATTGGTTGTGAAGATTCGACACGGCCCTTAAAGGGTACCGATTATTGCCCTTAGATGACATTGCTGTGCTCCGCTGCTAATGTAAGCAGTATTCAGAGTTCTTGGgagtcccatagacttgcattgctaATGTATGCAAAACAAGTGTATGGGCCTTACAGCTTTGTATAGTGGAGTGGAGCACGCAGTTGCCAGGATTCAGAGCTGGGATCCTGCCTGCAGGTAGGAAATGATGGGTATCCTTCAAAGATCTGAAGGATTTAGTAACTATGGGTAGAATGAGTGGGCAGTGCAACTTTCTAAGATGCCAAGTTTGCATGATGGGCGccagatttgcaaaaaaaaaaaaaaaaaaaaaaaaggttatgatGGTTGTGTTTTAAGAAGTCATTGTGCAATATGTGTCTGACCTGAGATGGGCGATACCTCCTGAATTGGGGCTATACCACGTTCCACTGCCCTAAAAGGGAGGTAGAGAAGGCACCAAGTCCTCTTCTTGGGGAGTTTGTTTACTTGCAGACTGCACTATGgacagggtatacagtatatcagggatggggaaccttcggccttccagctgttacaaaactacaattctgatcatgcctggacagccaaagcttcgactgtccaggcatgatgggagttgtacttctaaaCAGtgggagggccgaaggttccccatccctggtatatagTGTACGTCCATAGAGAGCTATAGATCTATCTATGCACTTTTCAACAGGGCTTAACCAAGAACGCCCCAGGGATGGATTGTTAGGAAATTAGAGCCCGCCGTGCCCTGGGCCGTTTTAACCATATTTACTGAACCTTCCCACATGTATTCTCTTCTAGGGGAAATCCATTATAAATTATGGTTAGACCTCCACCTGCAGAGAGAGCGGGAGCAATGGCATCCCAGGTACTGACCTGATAGTGTACCGCAAGACTGCAGGTGGTTCTGGAAGAGGAaggccgatgtagcagagctgagtttgcaatTAATGCTGCAAGTTATCTGCTTGTTCATAGGATCACTGCTTTAACCTATTGCATTCCTTCATTGACAcgttcagctctgctgcatccatacagGTGGCTGCACCATAACCCAGTCTCTGTGACTCTGATAATGTCGGTGCATGGCTACATTGGCCATGCCTATTACAACCCTGGAACgttctcctgttttttttcccctaatctTTATTAATTGGTTTAAATACTCCCCCGATATGTAGACATGCAGCTTTAGGACTAGTTACCTCTGCATGCATGTTCATGCAGATTATTTCTTTTGTTACCATATTTAGCATGTAGCTAGAAATTCATAAGATGTGAATTATTAGTGattcacccccccttccccccaatccCATCCAAATGTTTCACCTTTTACTTCCTCGGTCCTtctgtgagaaagctgggtgacatccagtATGGCTGCCTTTATATTTGTAACAGGGGCTGTCACCCAGATTCCTTACCAATAAAACTAAAAATTCCTTACCAATAAACAAAATTAGATTTGCCATTCAAGGctttggaaaagctgggtgacggcATGTGTGGAAGTTGGCAACCATATTGACCGTGACCTAGCTTTTCCAGAAATGCATATAACAATCTATATGAAGGATTTTTATGCCCTGGTATTATTTTTCTGTTTATGATTTTAGGGGgaaatgcccctttaaatgtaagCTCCGCCTTTCTAACCATGTTTTATTATTGCACTAATACATCTAAGACGTAGCAACTTTGTATATATGGCCTtgacttaaataaaaaataaaaattctgttgTCTGTATGCAGAcctatgtctccatggtaacagactgcaaACTAACCCTTTTGTAGTCAGATCCTTTTGTAACTTTTTGCAAATCTACCAAATGTGTAACAaaatagaaattaaaggggttacttAAAAAACTTGGCTGCTTTGTGCTAGAAACAGTGCcagtcctgtcctcagtttggggtgtgggttttgcagtccAGTTTAATTGAatggaatggagctgaattgtaataccacacacaatctagggacaggggtggcgctgtttttatagcggtgtctcccccccccccccccccccccccccccaattctggATAGCTTTTAAGACAGCTGGATCAACCAGACtacataaagtttttttgtagtctgttaccatggtgacACTAATATCTGTATAAGAACTGTAGACTCATTGTTTAGCTTTCTTTACAATGTTAACTAACTATGGATGCATTGGATCAATAAACAATACTGGTTGAGAAGGTGGACCGATCCTTTAAGTGTTAAGCAGTGTTATGTTCAGGAAGTGCCGGGTGTCACTTCGTAGTATATGGAATTTACTCCCGCAGAAGGTCAATTTTTAGAAGAAATTTTCATGTATTGACACATAATGCTTATTATTTTCCTTCAACATTTTGATGCACAGTATTAATATGTATATGGCAAATTTATTTATGTTAATGGAAAATATGCTCGGTTTATAAATGGGGGTTTATTTTCCTATGACTATTAGTAAAGCATACGTCATTCTGCGTACAGGCTGCTGCGTTTATTTTGCTCAGAAGTGTTATCCATCAGACAACAGAAGAGCGATTTTATTCAGACTACACGGgggttgtttgtagtctgttaccatggagataagATGTTTAGTACGTATGTAGAaacctaaaaaaaataatttgaaaaatttgccttagggtacaaacacacacaccgtatatgcagcagatacgatgctgtgttcagttatatagatctaatctgctgcgtatcgcagcagtaaatacgcagcgtatacggtgtgtgtgtgtttgtacccttaacaaGATTGATCCCAAATTTTGGATTCAGTTTTGAAATAATTTTTCTGCTTACCATGTATCCAAGCCTGAGGAGACCTCAGAAGTCCTACTTGATTTTTCCGTGCAAGGAGaacaaagcaaaacaaatctttcaaagttaaaggagaagtccgggcaaaattaatttttgatatgttgttacttatggaaagttataaaaatttctaatgtacattaattatgggaaatgcacatatagggctatttcccttaatttagtagatcaggaagtgttagaattctctcagatacagtgacgtcacgacgaaaggtgtaattcctatggagtgtccagcagtctatgggactttgtttctatggatttctatgtaatgtaatgtagtgtacagtatgctttattgaatgaatacatctgtggaatactttggggagcaagtgtccttgctccccaaagtattgcataaatgtattcaatcagtacattaggatatcacagtaagcccgccgcactcccgccgatccggactatatacactgaactactgctcccatcatctgctcatagtatgaacaggtgatgggagtagtagctgggttatggctatcacTTGCTGGGCGCAGGGGGAGCTGCTCATCACACAGGAGTGCTCCCCCCTCCTTCTTCCTGGATCCGGGgaacctcccccctatcccagggctgactccccgcctggctgccgctctccccccacacatactggctcccgatgcttcctggccAGCATGTGTGGGAGAGGAcggtcagtgcggacaccaggaagcgcatcg
The Dendropsophus ebraccatus isolate aDenEbr1 unplaced genomic scaffold, aDenEbr1.pat pat_scaffold_1814_ctg1, whole genome shotgun sequence DNA segment above includes these coding regions:
- the UVRAG gene encoding UV radiation resistance-associated gene protein; this translates as SQVSMDCSSLGDICDLSGRLRRLVSEIEVVRNLVSKLSILQGNQGARLKGLGVGNTYLTYITSYKRFIPQNILSVPYERRQPLPASGENQRAQHLEDSLHVILFKGPLRYQHSLGTPDLRQTLPNLKTFLEHGLMVRCDRHNTSSAIPVPKRPASSTFAGHDIGFSSRTPTPEKGPRKRASSENERMQYRTPPPSYKAALAEPIAILVPATPADKGHFTFSSLDASTDSSKGNTRKDFSESLNGDSLATTDSHGRSQAEHFSDSPSAVNGTFLQNESMEFVSEAIPCAMHASLSGDLHCAVEQAEEILGTEASDFTSGDQLEAFNSIPVDRAVAVECDDQVLGEFEEFSRRIYALNENMSSFRRPRKSSDK